The genome window GAGCGGTAGTCGGCCTGCCCGCCGAGCTGGCACAGCACTCCGATCGTCCCGGTGGCGACCCGGTGGATGAGCAGGTACGCCGGCGGCAGGTTGAGCTGCCGGCCGAGCTGGGCGGCGGGGGAGCGGGGGTCACCCAGCCGTACCGCCTGGGCCCGCAGCCACGGCCGACTGAAGCGGAACGACGACCCCGCGATCGGCTCGAGCAGCGGCACGAGGTAGTCCAGCAGGGCGTCCGGGTCGAGCTCGATCGCACCCTTGACGAAGCCCTGCTCGCGCAGGACGGCGAGCACCGCGTCGGCCTCCCCGGCGAGGGCCAGCCGGGCCACCCGTCCGATCGGCTCGGGCGCCCCGTCCGGCAGGCGGTCCACGGCACCGAAGTCGATGACGCCGAGCCGGCCGTCCGGGAGCAGCCGGAAGTTGCCCGGATGCGGGTCGGCGTGGAGCAGTCCGACGAGCACCGGCCCGGAGAACAGGAAGCGGGCGAGCAGCAGCGACGCGCGGTCCCGCTCCTCTGGGCTGCCGCTCGCGATGATCCGGGAGAGCGGCACGCCCTCCATCCACTCGGTCACCAGGACCCGCTCGCTCCCGGTCACCACGGCCGGGACCCGAATCTCCTCGTCGCCGGCGTACGCGCTGGCAAAGGCCGCCTGCGACTGTGCTTCGAGGCGGTAGTCCAGCTCCTCGGTCACCCGCTTCTCCAGCTCGGCGAGCAGCGGTTTGACGTCCAGACCGGGCGTGAGCGAGGAGAACATCCGGGCCAGTCGCGAGAGCTGTCTGAGGTCCCCGAGCAGGGCAGGCCCGGCGCCCGGGTACTGGATCTTGACGGCGACCTCGCGGCCGTCGGACCACACCGCATGGTGGACCTGGCCGATGCTGGCCGCCGCGGCCGGGCTGTCGGTGAACGACTGGAACAGCCCGCGCCAGTCCGGGCCCAGCTCCTTGGCCAGCACGGCGTGCACGGTGGTGGCCGGCAGTGCGGGGGCCGCCTCCTGCAGCTTGGTCAGCGCGGCGCGGTAGGGCGCTGCGATGTCCTCGGGCAGCGCCGCCTCGAAGACCGACAGCGCCTGGCCCATCTTCATGGCACCGCCCTTGAGCTGGCCCAGCACCTGGAAGAGCTGCTCGGCGGTGCGGGCCTGCAACTCGGCGGCGACGAGCTCCGCGGGGCGGCCCCCGAGGCGCTTGCCGAGCCCGATCGTCGCCCGGCCGGCGACGCCCAGGGGCAGCCCGGCCAGCTTGGCCGACCGGGTGACGGCGCGCCGCGGGATGTCGCTCACCGTATGAGTGTGGCGGTGCACCTGCCCGGCTGCGCACCGGCAGGCCGGCCAACGAGCGGCGGGTGAAGAAGTTCTGGGCCGAACGGAGTAATCGATGTGAGCAGAAATAACCCACCCGGGGGCTCACCGGCAGCGGTTCCCGGTCGATGTAATCGGTGACGACCACGCTTCCGGAGGTTCTCTTGTCCAAGCAGCTCGCACGACGTACCGGCACGGTCAGCGCGCTGGTCGCCGCGGCGAGCATGACGATGGTGGCGGGTGTCTGGCCGGCGCTGGGTGTCGCCAGTGCGGCCGAGCTCCCGCCCGGGGGTGGCGCGAGCGCGGGCAGTGGCCCTCCCGGTCAGGCCAAGCAGGACGCCGTGGTCACGGATACTCCGGTTCCTGCCCAGCCCATGGCGGACACCGCACCCGGTCAGGAGAAGAAGGAGCCGGCTCCGGTGGAGGCGGCGCCCGTGGCGGACGCCGTACCGGGTCAGGAGAAGAAGGAGCTGAAGGCGGAGCCGGNNNNNNNNNNNNNNNNNNNNNNNNNNNNNNNNNNNNNNNNNNNNNNNNNNNNNNNNNNNNNNNNNNNNNNNNNNNNNNNNNNNNNNNNNNNNNNNNNNNNCTCCGGTGGAGGCGGCGCCCGTGGCGGACGTCGCACCGGGTCAGGAGAAGAAGGAGCTGAAGGCGGAGCCGGCTCCGGTGGAGGCGGCGCCCGTGGCGGACGTCGCACCGGGTCAGGAGAAGAAGGAACCTAAGGCTGCTCCGGCTCCCGTGGCCCCAGGTCACACCGCCGTCAAGAGCCCGCCGGCCGCATCCGGGCCGGTGGTCGGCCCGTCCACGGGTCTGCGCCCGGCTCAGCCCCCCGGCCCGGTCCACCGGCCGCACAGCCCGGTCAGGTCCGCGCCACAAACGGATGCGCGCCCAGCGGAGCAGGCAGCGCCGGCGTCCGCACCTGCTCCGG of Mycobacteriales bacterium contains these proteins:
- a CDS encoding AarF/ABC1/UbiB kinase family protein — translated: MSDIPRRAVTRSAKLAGLPLGVAGRATIGLGKRLGGRPAELVAAELQARTAEQLFQVLGQLKGGAMKMGQALSVFEAALPEDIAAPYRAALTKLQEAAPALPATTVHAVLAKELGPDWRGLFQSFTDSPAAAASIGQVHHAVWSDGREVAVKIQYPGAGPALLGDLRQLSRLARMFSSLTPGLDVKPLLAELEKRVTEELDYRLEAQSQAAFASAYAGDEEIRVPAVVTGSERVLVTEWMEGVPLSRIIASGSPEERDRASLLLARFLFSGPVLVGLLHADPHPGNFRLLPDGRLGVIDFGAVDRLPDGAPEPIGRVARLALAGEADAVLAVLREQGFVKGAIELDPDALLDYLVPLLEPIAGSSFRFSRPWLRAQAVRLGDPRSPAAQLGRQLNLPPAYLLIHRVATGTIGVLCQLGGQADYRSEMARWQPGFASGQPGPR